From a single Poseidonibacter antarcticus genomic region:
- the urtD gene encoding urea ABC transporter ATP-binding protein UrtD, which produces MILLNPENSQNIGELKKGKRILLVDGVTVSFDGFKALNNLSFSINYGELRCIIGANGAGKSTMMDVVTGKTRPDEGTVTFGDAVNLLEMDEPSIAEIGIGRKFQKPTVFQNNTVFENLELAMQDDKRFFKTLFSKISGEQKDKIEETMGLIGLKDLFNQEAGILSHGQKQWLEIGMLIMQNPKLLLVDEPVAGMTPQEVDKTGEILRDLAKEQAVVVVEHDMEFIRSIASKVTVLHEGSVLAEGNMESIQNNEKVRKVYLGE; this is translated from the coding sequence ATGATTTTATTAAATCCTGAAAATTCACAAAATATTGGTGAGTTAAAAAAAGGTAAAAGAATACTTCTTGTAGATGGTGTAACTGTTAGTTTTGATGGTTTTAAAGCTTTGAACAATTTAAGTTTCTCTATTAACTATGGAGAACTTAGATGTATTATTGGTGCAAATGGTGCTGGTAAATCAACAATGATGGATGTAGTAACAGGAAAAACAAGACCCGATGAAGGAACAGTTACTTTTGGTGATGCTGTAAATTTACTAGAAATGGATGAACCTTCAATAGCAGAAATTGGAATAGGAAGAAAATTTCAAAAGCCAACAGTATTTCAAAATAATACAGTTTTTGAAAACTTAGAACTTGCAATGCAAGATGATAAGAGATTTTTCAAAACACTTTTTTCAAAAATAAGCGGTGAGCAAAAAGATAAAATTGAAGAAACAATGGGACTTATTGGTTTAAAAGATTTATTTAACCAAGAAGCAGGAATTTTATCACATGGTCAAAAACAGTGGTTAGAAATTGGAATGCTAATTATGCAAAATCCAAAACTATTACTAGTTGATGAGCCAGTTGCTGGAATGACACCTCAAGAAGTTGATAAAACAGGTGAGATTTTGCGAGATTTAGCAAAAGAACAAGCTGTTGTAGTAGTTGAGCATGATATGGAATTTATTAGAAGTATCGCTTCTAAAGTAACTGTTCTTCACGAAGGTTCAGTTTTAGCAGAAGGGAATATGGAAAGTATTCAGAATAATGAGAAAGTACGAAAAGTATATTTAGGTGAATAA
- the urtB gene encoding urea ABC transporter permease subunit UrtB: protein MKIFKIILLNLLILSIAFGETLQEDANKLLTKSFKTKEKVIVDLTSKYSQDEKLEFLFQKLLVGDLLYTKKNKVIVYLKDKKENNYLTTDIFSGEDLEPSSKYDFSKIKINNKLRSIIKSSLAKINLFSKNEDTRLKSAKNLLTNLDIKNEELINQVLEKETSSKVKEVLDEASTVLIAKYKDGEDKKEAIKKLGSFLSPKSLEVLKEISSNSEDIELVKLANTSIASIESSKSFYSFLETAFFGLSMGSVLLLAAIGLAVTFGVMKVINMAHGELIMIGAYTTYALQQIMPNLIEYSIIIAIPAAFIVSGLVGILIERLVIRHLYGRPLETLLATFGISLVLQQIVRTVFSPLNQEVKTPQWMSGAWEINSALSLTYNRLYIVIFSIIVFLFVLYILNKTSLGLKVRAVSQNREIARAMGIKASWIDAITFGLGSGIAGVAGVALSQLTNVGPNLGQAYIVDSFMVVVFGGVGNLWGTLIAAFTLGEFNKFLEPYAGAVLAKVIILVFIILFIQKRPRGLFPQKGRDAQD from the coding sequence ATGAAAATATTTAAAATAATATTACTTAATTTATTAATACTTAGTATTGCTTTTGGAGAAACTCTTCAAGAAGATGCTAATAAATTACTAACAAAAAGTTTTAAAACAAAAGAAAAAGTTATAGTTGATTTAACTTCAAAATATAGCCAAGATGAAAAATTGGAGTTTTTATTTCAAAAGTTATTAGTTGGTGACTTACTTTATACTAAAAAAAATAAAGTTATAGTTTATTTAAAAGATAAAAAAGAAAACAATTATTTAACAACTGACATTTTTTCAGGTGAAGATTTAGAACCTAGTTCAAAATATGACTTCTCAAAAATTAAAATCAATAATAAATTAAGAAGTATTATCAAAAGTTCTCTTGCAAAAATAAACTTATTTTCAAAAAATGAAGATACTAGACTTAAATCAGCAAAGAATTTATTAACAAATCTTGATATTAAAAATGAAGAATTAATCAATCAAGTTTTAGAAAAAGAAACAAGTTCAAAAGTAAAAGAAGTACTTGATGAAGCTAGTACAGTTTTAATTGCAAAATATAAAGATGGTGAAGATAAAAAAGAAGCTATTAAAAAACTAGGCTCTTTTTTATCTCCAAAATCTCTTGAAGTTTTAAAAGAAATTTCAAGTAATAGTGAAGATATAGAATTAGTAAAACTTGCAAATACATCAATTGCATCAATAGAAAGTAGTAAATCATTTTACTCATTTTTAGAAACTGCATTTTTTGGTTTAAGTATGGGTTCTGTTTTACTTCTTGCAGCTATTGGTTTAGCAGTTACATTTGGTGTTATGAAAGTTATTAATATGGCTCATGGTGAGCTTATTATGATTGGTGCTTATACTACTTATGCACTTCAACAAATTATGCCAAATCTAATTGAGTATTCAATTATCATAGCAATTCCTGCTGCATTTATAGTAAGTGGTCTTGTAGGTATTTTAATTGAAAGACTTGTAATTAGACATTTATATGGAAGACCTCTTGAAACATTATTGGCTACATTTGGTATTTCATTAGTATTACAACAAATTGTAAGAACTGTTTTTTCTCCTTTAAATCAAGAAGTTAAAACACCACAATGGATGAGTGGAGCATGGGAAATAAATAGTGCATTATCTCTTACATATAATAGATTATATATTGTGATTTTCTCAATAATAGTATTTTTATTTGTTTTATATATTTTAAATAAAACATCTTTAGGATTAAAAGTTAGAGCTGTTTCACAAAATAGAGAAATAGCTCGAGCAATGGGAATAAAAGCTTCATGGATTGATGCAATTACATTTGGACTTGGTTCTGGTATTGCAGGTGTTGCTGGTGTTGCTTTATCTCAACTTACAAATGTTGGACCAAATTTAGGACAAGCTTATATTGTTGATTCATTTATGGTTGTTGTTTTTGGTGGAGTTGGTAATTTATGGGGTACATTAATCGCAGCATTTACACTAGGAGAGTTTAATAAATTCTTAGAACCATACGCAGGGGCTGTTTTAGCAAAAGTAATTATCTTGGTATTTATCATTTTATTTATACAAAAAAGACCTAGAGGATTATTTCCTCAAAAAGGTCGAGATGCACAGGATTAG
- a CDS encoding multidrug effflux MFS transporter produces the protein MNKVQNALGKTGTLIFLVVMSAFPPLTTDLYLPALPQMVSIFNTSESMVNLTLSMYFIVYATGLLFWGPLSDKFGRKPIMMIGILIYIISSLLCALATNIEFLIVSRLIEAFGGSAATVVATAIVKDLYDGREREKIMATIMSLVIIAPMVAPVLGAFLLKISSWSMIFVFLAIFGIISAILAFYYEETLENRYKGSVFKSWGRLIVVVKNPNFVSLLCIFSITPMTIMAFLASGSYVYIDGFGLTEQEFGYAFAFNALCASFGPTIYMKLSRLVSIKSIITCCFSVILLCGICTYTVGNLSAWIFAFIAALSTIAMITMRVPGVNLMLDQQNEDTGSAVAIIQFCAMICGSIGMILVSLRPDSLIQDLGIIQFAVGAIGGILWFMAKKRSYVVDKLIKYD, from the coding sequence TTGAATAAAGTACAAAATGCATTAGGAAAGACAGGGACACTGATATTTTTAGTAGTAATGAGTGCATTTCCACCTTTAACAACTGATTTATATTTACCTGCGTTACCTCAAATGGTAAGTATATTTAACACTAGTGAATCAATGGTTAATTTGACATTGAGCATGTATTTTATTGTTTATGCAACAGGATTACTTTTTTGGGGTCCATTAAGTGATAAATTTGGTCGCAAACCAATTATGATGATTGGTATATTAATTTACATAATTTCTAGTTTATTATGTGCATTAGCTACTAATATAGAATTTTTGATTGTATCTCGACTTATTGAAGCATTTGGTGGAAGTGCAGCTACAGTTGTGGCAACTGCTATTGTTAAAGATCTTTATGATGGACGTGAACGTGAAAAGATTATGGCTACAATTATGTCCTTAGTAATTATTGCACCAATGGTTGCTCCTGTATTGGGTGCTTTTTTATTAAAAATCTCATCATGGTCAATGATATTTGTATTTCTTGCTATTTTTGGCATTATTTCAGCCATTTTAGCTTTTTATTATGAAGAAACATTAGAAAATCGGTATAAAGGTTCTGTATTTAAATCATGGGGACGTTTAATAGTAGTAGTTAAAAACCCAAACTTTGTTTCATTACTTTGTATATTTTCAATAACTCCTATGACAATAATGGCTTTTTTAGCATCAGGTTCGTATGTTTATATTGATGGTTTTGGATTGACAGAGCAAGAATTTGGTTATGCTTTTGCATTTAATGCCTTGTGTGCATCTTTTGGTCCTACTATTTATATGAAACTTTCACGCTTAGTTTCTATTAAAAGTATTATTACATGTTGTTTTTCTGTGATATTACTATGTGGTATTTGTACTTATACAGTTGGCAATTTATCTGCTTGGATATTTGCTTTTATTGCTGCTTTATCAACAATTGCAATGATAACTATGCGAGTGCCTGGAGTTAATTTAATGCTTGATCAACAAAATGAAGATACTGGTTCAGCTGTAGCTATAATCCAATTTTGTGCCATGATTTGTGGCTCTATTGGTATGATACTAGTTTCTTTAAGACCAGATTCTTTGATTCAAGATTTGGGAATTATTCAGTTTGCAGTAGGAGCAATAGGCGGAATATTATGGTTTATGGCAAAGAAACGTTCATATGTAGTTGATAAGTTAATCAAATATGATTAA
- the urtC gene encoding urea ABC transporter permease subunit UrtC: MRKSIILKILENDRGGKIVLGTLFIVVALVAILNLAVPADSIFHVSTFTVTLLGKYLAFALLALALDLVWGYLGVLSLGHGAFFALGGYAMGMYLMRQIGDRGVYGNPDLPDFMVFMNLKEIPWFWYGFDNPLFMFLMVMLVPGILAFIFGWLAFKSRVTGVYLSIITQALTYALMLAFFRNDMGFGGNNGLTDFKDILGFDLSLDSTRIALLIISYFALLGGYLIARFIMNSRLGRVVMSIRDQESRVRFIGYKVEQYKLFIFIVSAVLAAIAGALYVPQVGIINPGVFSPLFSIELVIWVAVGGRGTLYGAIIGAIIVNFASSYFTSALPEVWLYALGGLFVLVTLFLPQGVVGLVIKIKDKLNSRKEVA, encoded by the coding sequence ATGAGAAAATCAATAATATTAAAAATTTTAGAAAATGATAGAGGTGGAAAGATTGTATTAGGAACACTTTTTATTGTAGTTGCTTTGGTAGCTATTTTAAATCTAGCAGTTCCTGCTGATTCTATTTTTCATGTATCTACTTTTACAGTTACATTACTTGGTAAATATTTAGCATTTGCACTTTTAGCACTTGCGCTTGATTTAGTTTGGGGATATTTAGGAGTACTTAGTCTTGGTCATGGAGCATTTTTTGCTCTTGGTGGTTATGCTATGGGCATGTATTTAATGCGTCAAATTGGAGACCGTGGTGTTTATGGAAACCCCGATTTACCAGACTTTATGGTATTTATGAATTTAAAAGAAATACCTTGGTTTTGGTATGGTTTTGATAATCCATTATTTATGTTCTTAATGGTTATGTTAGTTCCAGGAATTTTAGCTTTTATATTTGGATGGTTAGCATTTAAATCAAGAGTTACAGGTGTTTATCTTTCGATTATTACTCAAGCTTTAACGTATGCTTTAATGTTAGCATTCTTCAGAAACGATATGGGGTTTGGTGGAAATAACGGTCTTACAGATTTTAAAGATATTTTAGGTTTTGATTTATCATTAGATTCTACAAGAATTGCATTATTAATCATTTCTTATTTTGCTCTTTTAGGTGGATATTTAATAGCAAGATTTATAATGAATTCACGACTAGGTAGAGTTGTTATGTCTATTAGAGATCAAGAAAGTCGTGTACGATTTATTGGTTATAAAGTTGAGCAATATAAACTATTTATTTTTATTGTTTCAGCTGTACTTGCTGCAATTGCAGGGGCTTTATATGTACCACAAGTAGGAATTATTAATCCTGGTGTATTTTCACCATTATTTTCAATTGAGCTTGTAATTTGGGTAGCAGTTGGTGGACGAGGAACTTTATATGGAGCAATTATTGGAGCTATTATAGTTAACTTTGCTAGTTCGTACTTTACATCTGCTCTTCCTGAAGTTTGGTTATATGCACTTGGTGGATTGTTTGTTCTTGTTACTTTATTTTTACCACAAGGTGTGGTTGGACTTGTTATTAAGATAAAAGACAAACTAAACAGTAGAAAAGAGGTGGCGTAA
- a CDS encoding response regulator — protein MNLKKLFMLLFILNTVSFICVAIVINKYQKATIQLENAYQMQYNSLVLAQELRQSSDDLTRMARTYVVTRKAMFKEQFQTVLDIRNGVIPRPSRYKGIFWDFYTLTNEKPILDGEKVSLRELMQRANFSQYELDLLINSQYESDYLTNLERRAMKAVEEGRYKYARDLMHSDEYHEAKVKIMKPLDKFYKAFENRTKMKVEQSQFEVKELEFYVNVIVLFSIIFFLMSFFIILIRIVYPIDLLRISMLKLSSNNMDVDLDKDKYQDEVGDMIGSVAIFKENTQRLISSEEQLKLAIADARSANKAKSIFLARMSHELRTPLNAILGFSNLLSKSKNINTNEKDNLQTIRKSANYLLNIINEILELSKIEAGKIEVVSKTFNLYETIKEIEALFLYRSKAKGLKFHIEYDANLPKYITLDEQRLRQILINLLSNSLKFTRKGGIKLYIYESMNKLFFEVSDTGIGIEKEDLKKIFKPFEQIKEESYNKNGTGLGLAITKELISLMGGSISVKSQRDKGSKFYFSVLYKNATKDLIKTIKDKNLIVGMKNKEFTKTALVVDDIEENRKLLVQILSFYGIKTLEAKDGLEVLDIYKKEKIDIIFMDILMPKLNGIETIKAIRLENTTLPIVVVSANVFTEDKKNAIDNGANDFLSKPIEESELLLMLKKYIDASLLYDEDIQEKKEIDYKTINKQILEKLIVACNNMDNTAILNLLKNKQISKDLCEDINKRVDEFKYHEIIKLCKNAFR, from the coding sequence TTGAATCTAAAGAAACTTTTTATGTTGCTGTTTATTTTAAATACAGTTTCTTTTATCTGTGTTGCTATTGTTATCAATAAATATCAAAAAGCTACAATCCAATTAGAAAATGCTTACCAAATGCAATATAATTCACTAGTTTTAGCACAAGAGCTAAGACAAAGTAGTGATGATTTAACAAGAATGGCAAGAACGTATGTAGTTACAAGAAAAGCTATGTTTAAAGAACAATTTCAAACTGTATTAGATATTAGAAATGGTGTAATTCCTAGACCTTCACGATACAAAGGGATATTTTGGGATTTTTATACATTAACTAATGAAAAACCAATACTTGATGGTGAAAAAGTATCTTTACGTGAACTTATGCAAAGAGCAAATTTCTCACAATATGAATTAGATTTACTTATAAACTCACAATATGAATCAGATTATCTTACAAATTTAGAGCGAAGAGCGATGAAAGCAGTAGAAGAAGGAAGATATAAATATGCTCGAGATTTAATGCATTCTGATGAATATCACGAAGCAAAAGTAAAAATAATGAAACCTTTGGATAAATTTTATAAAGCTTTTGAAAATAGAACAAAAATGAAAGTAGAACAATCACAATTTGAAGTAAAAGAGCTAGAATTTTATGTAAATGTTATAGTTTTATTTTCAATTATCTTTTTTCTGATGTCCTTTTTTATTATTTTAATTAGAATTGTATATCCAATTGATTTACTAAGAATTTCAATGCTTAAACTCTCTTCAAATAATATGGATGTTGACTTAGATAAAGATAAGTATCAAGATGAGGTAGGAGATATGATAGGTTCAGTTGCGATTTTTAAAGAAAATACACAAAGACTAATTTCAAGTGAAGAGCAACTAAAACTAGCAATTGCAGATGCAAGAAGTGCAAATAAAGCAAAATCAATATTTTTAGCAAGAATGAGCCATGAACTAAGAACACCATTAAATGCAATACTTGGTTTTTCAAATTTACTTTCAAAATCAAAAAATATAAATACAAATGAAAAAGATAATCTACAAACAATAAGAAAAAGTGCAAATTATCTACTAAACATAATAAATGAAATATTAGAACTATCAAAAATAGAAGCAGGGAAAATAGAAGTTGTATCAAAAACATTTAATCTATATGAAACTATAAAAGAAATTGAGGCTTTATTTTTATATAGATCAAAAGCAAAAGGACTAAAATTTCATATAGAGTATGATGCGAATTTGCCAAAATATATAACATTAGATGAGCAAAGATTAAGACAAATATTAATCAATTTATTGAGTAATTCTTTAAAATTTACAAGAAAAGGTGGAATAAAACTATATATCTATGAAAGTATGAACAAACTATTTTTTGAAGTAAGTGATACAGGAATAGGAATAGAAAAAGAAGATTTAAAAAAGATTTTTAAACCATTTGAGCAAATAAAAGAAGAAAGTTACAATAAGAATGGAACAGGCTTAGGATTAGCAATAACAAAAGAATTAATAAGTTTAATGGGTGGGAGTATATCTGTAAAAAGTCAAAGAGACAAAGGAAGTAAATTTTATTTTTCAGTTCTTTATAAAAATGCAACAAAAGATTTAATCAAAACTATAAAAGATAAAAACTTAATCGTAGGAATGAAAAATAAAGAGTTCACAAAAACCGCATTAGTAGTTGATGATATTGAAGAAAATAGAAAACTACTCGTTCAAATACTTAGTTTTTATGGTATTAAAACACTTGAAGCAAAAGATGGATTAGAAGTTTTAGACATCTATAAAAAAGAGAAAATAGATATTATTTTTATGGATATTTTAATGCCCAAATTAAATGGAATTGAAACGATAAAAGCAATAAGATTAGAAAATACTACTCTTCCTATTGTTGTAGTATCTGCCAATGTATTTACAGAAGATAAAAAGAACGCAATAGACAATGGAGCAAATGATTTTCTATCAAAACCAATAGAAGAGAGTGAATTGTTATTAATGCTTAAAAAATATATAGATGCAAGTTTACTTTATGATGAAGATATTCAAGAGAAAAAAGAAATAGATTATAAAACTATTAATAAACAAATCCTAGAAAAACTAATTGTAGCTTGTAATAATATGGACAATACCGCTATTTTAAACCTTCTAAAGAATAAACAAATATCAAAAGATTTATGTGAGGATATAAATAAAAGAGTAGATGAATTTAAATATCATGAGATTATTAAACTGTGTAAAAATGCTTTTAGATGA
- the urtA gene encoding urea ABC transporter substrate-binding protein has translation MKKFTKALAASALLSLTISAATAAETIKVGVLHSLSGTMAISETTLKDTVLMLIEEQNKKGGVLGKQLEPVVVDPASNWPLFAEKMRGLLTKDKVDVTFGCWTSVSRKSVLPVVEELNGLLFYPVQYEGEESSKNVFYTGAAPNQQAIPAVDYLMNDMGVKKWVLAGTDYVYPRTTNKILESYLKAKGVPASNIMVNYTPFGHSDWQSIVSDIKKFGSTGLKTAVVSTINGDANVPFYKELGNQGISSSDIPVVAFSVGEEELSGLDAKPLVGHLAAWNYFQSAESKENDEFIKTWREYKKDDTKVTNDPMEATYIGFNMWVKAVEKAGSTNVDKVADAMIGITVPNLTGGTAKMLKNHHLTKPVLIGEIQEDGQFETVWETEGEVAGDAWSDFLPGSKDLISDWTKPLNCGNYNTVTKKCIGAN, from the coding sequence ATGAAAAAATTCACGAAAGCATTAGCCGCTTCTGCATTACTTAGTCTGACAATATCAGCTGCAACTGCTGCTGAAACAATTAAAGTAGGGGTTCTTCACTCACTCTCAGGAACAATGGCAATTTCTGAAACTACATTAAAAGATACAGTTTTAATGTTAATTGAAGAGCAAAATAAAAAAGGTGGGGTTTTAGGAAAACAATTAGAACCTGTAGTTGTTGATCCTGCATCAAACTGGCCTTTATTTGCTGAAAAAATGAGAGGTTTACTAACTAAAGATAAAGTTGATGTAACATTTGGTTGTTGGACATCAGTTTCTAGAAAATCTGTTTTACCAGTTGTTGAAGAGTTAAATGGTTTATTATTTTATCCTGTTCAATATGAAGGTGAAGAATCTTCTAAAAATGTATTTTATACGGGTGCTGCGCCTAACCAACAAGCAATACCAGCTGTTGATTATTTAATGAATGATATGGGTGTTAAAAAATGGGTTCTAGCTGGGACTGATTATGTATATCCAAGAACTACAAATAAAATCTTAGAATCATATTTAAAAGCAAAAGGTGTACCAGCTTCTAATATTATGGTTAATTATACTCCATTTGGTCACTCAGATTGGCAATCAATTGTAAGTGATATTAAGAAATTTGGTTCTACTGGTCTTAAAACAGCGGTTGTTTCAACAATTAATGGTGATGCAAATGTTCCTTTCTATAAAGAATTAGGTAACCAAGGTATTTCATCTTCTGATATTCCTGTTGTTGCATTCTCTGTAGGTGAAGAAGAGTTATCAGGTCTTGATGCTAAACCTCTTGTTGGACATTTAGCTGCGTGGAATTATTTCCAAAGTGCAGAATCAAAAGAGAATGATGAGTTTATTAAAACTTGGAGAGAATACAAAAAAGACGATACAAAAGTTACAAATGACCCAATGGAAGCTACTTATATCGGATTTAATATGTGGGTAAAAGCTGTTGAAAAAGCTGGATCTACAAATGTTGATAAAGTTGCTGATGCAATGATTGGTATTACTGTTCCAAACTTAACAGGTGGTACTGCGAAAATGCTTAAAAATCACCATTTAACTAAACCTGTTTTAATTGGAGAAATTCAAGAAGATGGTCAATTTGAAACTGTATGGGAAACTGAAGGTGAAGTTGCAGGTGATGCATGGTCTGACTTCTTACCAGGATCTAAAGATTTAATCTCTGACTGGACAAAACCTCTTAATTGTGGGAACTACAACACTGTTACAAAAAAATGTATAGGTGCTAACTAA